A window of the Parabacteroides merdae ATCC 43184 genome harbors these coding sequences:
- a CDS encoding CvpA family protein has product MNWLDITLLCLAGIGFVKGLFDGVIKQVVSLIALLVGIFFCTKAALWLRGYILALGWFPEQGVTVLSYVAGFLLIVGVILLAGEILTRVVGATPLSVLNHLVGGVLGLCFMMAFVSLLLNSMEMIDKGSVLIPRQAKVESRFYNSVKEIIPTIYFQNLFFKEE; this is encoded by the coding sequence ATGTCTGGCAGGAATAGGATTTGTGAAAGGCCTGTTTGATGGAGTCATCAAACAGGTTGTTTCGCTTATAGCCCTTTTGGTCGGGATCTTTTTTTGTACGAAGGCGGCACTTTGGCTGCGTGGATATATATTGGCATTGGGCTGGTTTCCCGAACAAGGAGTGACGGTGCTCAGCTACGTGGCGGGTTTCCTGTTGATCGTGGGTGTCATATTGCTGGCGGGTGAGATTCTGACTCGTGTCGTGGGAGCGACGCCGTTGAGCGTCCTGAACCATTTGGTGGGTGGTGTCTTGGGGCTTTGCTTTATGATGGCGTTTGTCAGCCTTCTGCTGAACAGTATGGAGATGATAGACAAGGGATCGGTCCTGATCCCGCGTCAGGCAAAGGTCGAATCCCGTTTTTATAATTCAGTCAAAGAAATAATCCCAACCATTTACTTCCAAAATTTGTTTTTTAAGGAGGAATAG